A region from the Inhella inkyongensis genome encodes:
- a CDS encoding TIGR03088 family PEP-CTERM/XrtA system glycosyltransferase, which produces MNAPLILHVVYRFDTGGLENGVVNLINRLEGYRHAVLALDRCEPSFCARVQRTDTEFLALNKPPGQSLKVAPAFLSALRRLKPAVVHTRNLAALEMQLPAWWDGRAARVHGEHGRDADDLAGLSKRHQWMRRIYMPFVQRYVALSGELEGYLRDRVGVPAARIQRICNGVDTERFQPGSRRLALEGSPFNDPSLFVVGTVGRMQAVKAQTDLVEAFILALQRQPELRSRLRLALVGDGPLRAQCQQRLSAAGVADLAWLAGERRDVPAVMQGLDAFVLPSLAEGISNTILEAMASGLPVLATDVGGNAELVDAPRTGALVPAGQPLAMVDTLCTWATDPVAVQAMGRAARHRAEGRFSLKAMVGAYDALYRGLLGRSLLQD; this is translated from the coding sequence TTGAACGCCCCCCTCATCCTGCACGTCGTCTACCGCTTCGATACGGGCGGTCTTGAAAACGGCGTGGTCAATCTGATCAACCGCTTGGAGGGCTACCGCCACGCGGTGCTGGCCCTGGACCGCTGTGAGCCGAGCTTTTGCGCCCGGGTACAGCGTACGGACACCGAGTTTCTGGCCCTGAACAAGCCGCCCGGGCAATCGCTCAAGGTGGCACCGGCGTTCCTGAGTGCGCTGCGGCGACTCAAGCCCGCGGTGGTGCACACCCGCAATCTGGCGGCACTGGAGATGCAGTTGCCCGCTTGGTGGGATGGCCGCGCAGCGCGCGTGCACGGTGAACACGGCCGCGATGCCGATGACTTGGCGGGGTTGTCCAAACGCCATCAGTGGATGCGGCGGATCTACATGCCCTTTGTGCAGCGCTATGTGGCCCTTTCTGGCGAGTTGGAGGGCTATCTGCGCGATCGAGTGGGCGTGCCGGCCGCGCGCATCCAGCGCATTTGCAACGGGGTGGACACCGAGCGCTTCCAGCCCGGCAGCCGCCGTCTGGCGCTGGAGGGCTCGCCCTTCAACGACCCGAGCCTCTTTGTCGTTGGCACTGTTGGGCGCATGCAGGCGGTCAAGGCCCAGACCGACCTGGTCGAGGCTTTCATCTTGGCGCTGCAGCGCCAACCGGAACTGCGCAGCCGCTTGCGCCTGGCTCTGGTGGGTGACGGGCCGCTGCGGGCGCAGTGTCAGCAGCGGCTGTCGGCCGCCGGCGTGGCCGATCTGGCCTGGCTGGCGGGCGAGCGCCGCGACGTGCCGGCCGTGATGCAGGGCCTGGACGCCTTTGTGCTGCCCTCGTTGGCCGAGGGCATTTCCAACACCATCCTGGAGGCCATGGCCAGCGGCCTGCCCGTGCTGGCCACCGATGTGGGGGGCAATGCCGAGCTGGTGGATGCCCCGCGCACTGGCGCCTTGGTTCCTGCGGGCCAGCCTTTGGCCATGGTCGACACCCTATGCACCTGGGCCACCGACCCGGTTGCCGTGCAGGCTATGGGTCGGGCGGCGCGCCACCGAGCTGAGGGGCGCTTCAGTCTGAAAGCCATGGTGGGGGCCTACGATGCGCTCTATCGCGGCCTTTTGGGCCGCTCTTTGCTTCAAGACTGA
- a CDS encoding ATP-grasp domain-containing protein: MRPPLLMVLGAGPWQLPVIRRAKALGVRVLAVDRDADRPGYREAQACAQADLYDVEALTRLAREHRVDGVLAPTSDVGVASAAAVAEALGLPGIGRAAALACTDKSALAQTLRRAPQGGRDSLCLWPDQEPACDWTAWPVVVKPVDAQSGRGVRIVQQADALPAALAHARAHSRSGRVLLDPWIPGVEHIADVFVWQGRITFLGLCRKTADPTNPTVAAELNYLAGAEFCALAEQVEPVLRTWLELIGLRQGICHLEFILNGTGLWPIDCAARGGGAMIYTHVLPAVSGVDAVAASIQAALGRTPDLRTGARQAVCVAFARTDAGWLRGVQGLERLPRLPGVLGWHVAAKVGDRLGVAVDKDARPAWVVAGAPELEVARQRAQAALRALNWEIQSQPPIPQGACDAIL, translated from the coding sequence ATGAGACCGCCGCTGCTGATGGTGCTGGGCGCCGGCCCCTGGCAGCTGCCGGTGATCCGCCGGGCTAAGGCCTTGGGTGTGCGCGTGTTGGCGGTGGACCGTGACGCCGACCGCCCCGGCTACCGCGAAGCCCAGGCTTGCGCGCAGGCCGATCTTTACGACGTCGAGGCCTTGACGCGATTGGCTCGTGAGCACCGCGTGGATGGGGTGCTGGCCCCCACCAGCGACGTGGGCGTGGCGAGCGCGGCGGCGGTGGCTGAAGCATTGGGACTGCCCGGCATCGGCCGGGCCGCAGCCCTGGCTTGCACCGACAAGTCGGCACTGGCCCAGACCCTGCGCCGCGCGCCTCAAGGGGGGCGCGACAGCCTGTGTCTATGGCCCGATCAGGAGCCCGCATGCGATTGGACGGCTTGGCCTGTGGTGGTGAAACCGGTGGATGCACAGTCGGGCCGTGGGGTGCGCATCGTGCAGCAGGCCGATGCGCTGCCGGCCGCCCTGGCCCACGCGCGCGCGCACAGCCGCAGCGGCCGGGTGCTGCTGGACCCCTGGATCCCAGGCGTGGAGCACATCGCGGATGTCTTTGTCTGGCAGGGGCGGATCACCTTCCTCGGTCTGTGCCGCAAGACGGCCGATCCGACCAACCCCACCGTGGCGGCCGAGCTGAACTATCTGGCCGGGGCCGAGTTCTGCGCCCTGGCCGAACAGGTTGAGCCTGTGCTGCGCACTTGGTTGGAGTTGATCGGCCTGCGCCAGGGCATCTGCCACCTCGAGTTCATTCTCAACGGCACCGGGCTGTGGCCCATCGACTGCGCCGCGCGCGGTGGCGGCGCCATGATCTACACGCATGTGCTGCCGGCCGTCAGCGGGGTGGACGCCGTGGCCGCTTCCATCCAGGCTGCGCTGGGTCGCACCCCGGACCTGCGCACCGGGGCACGCCAGGCCGTTTGCGTGGCCTTTGCCCGCACCGATGCCGGTTGGCTGCGCGGTGTGCAAGGTCTGGAGCGTTTGCCCAGGCTGCCGGGCGTTCTGGGCTGGCATGTGGCGGCCAAGGTGGGCGACCGCCTGGGCGTGGCGGTGGACAAGGATGCGCGCCCAGCCTGGGTGGTGGCCGGCGCCCCTGAGTTGGAAGTGGCGCGCCAACGCGCCCAGGCTGCGCTGCGGGCCCTGAACTGGGAAATCCAGTCCCAGCCCCCGATCCCCCAAGGAGCGTGCGATGCGATTCTTTGA
- a CDS encoding ArnT family glycosyltransferase: MFVNCFCPERADWRAWCLLLGTALGLRLLFYSGFFGSDELTYVLHAYRLLDGDWSVSPYVGGNRYGWSLPVAGLAALLGRAEWVAASYSMACSVAEIALLAGLGGVLVGQRTAWAAAWVLAFTPMHIHLSGRLDADAPMALAVSASFLLFCWGELQVRRLGFLAAGLAAGWAFWLKPAACVYLGVFALLPVVLWRWRSAWVWAVLGLALMVGANCLWFGVLTGDGAFLFKAMSARRASGYLEAEMAAGAARDAPYFYLQYLFFKIHHTGLMGPLALLGLGALWRQRSAPGARLTLLWSMGLLALLSLLPIGWSPLVLIPKQTNYMALFLAPLALLAALGLQRLPRAVWGAMAVTGLLFAALLQAQVAVFTANSRALLERARLTPEQIFWVSSNAHRAAVFEMLVRQPLPQVRSLDLWTPGQPGLAYLDPQTLAWGRMERFPSVAERPICWQPAGELQGRAQGAGPALLRGLFQVWPGPLPVPMQALVTPQPALLFSLESC, from the coding sequence GTGTTTGTGAATTGCTTCTGTCCGGAGCGCGCCGATTGGCGCGCCTGGTGCCTGCTCTTGGGCACGGCGCTGGGCTTGCGTCTGCTCTTTTATTCGGGTTTTTTTGGCTCGGACGAGTTGACCTATGTGCTGCACGCCTACCGGCTGCTGGACGGCGACTGGTCGGTATCTCCCTATGTGGGCGGCAATCGTTATGGGTGGAGTCTGCCAGTAGCCGGACTGGCAGCGCTTCTGGGACGGGCCGAATGGGTAGCAGCCAGCTATTCCATGGCCTGCTCGGTAGCCGAGATCGCCTTGCTCGCCGGCCTGGGAGGAGTCCTGGTAGGGCAGCGCACGGCCTGGGCGGCGGCCTGGGTGCTGGCCTTCACGCCCATGCACATCCATCTGTCCGGCCGCCTGGACGCCGACGCTCCCATGGCCCTCGCTGTGAGCGCCAGCTTCTTGCTGTTCTGCTGGGGCGAACTGCAAGTCCGCCGCCTGGGTTTTCTGGCCGCCGGATTGGCGGCGGGCTGGGCCTTCTGGCTCAAGCCGGCAGCTTGCGTCTACTTGGGAGTTTTTGCGCTCCTGCCTGTGGTTCTTTGGCGCTGGCGCTCGGCCTGGGTCTGGGCGGTGCTGGGCCTGGCGCTGATGGTGGGCGCCAACTGCCTGTGGTTTGGCGTGCTTACGGGAGATGGTGCCTTTCTCTTCAAGGCGATGTCCGCGCGCCGCGCCAGCGGCTATCTGGAGGCCGAGATGGCCGCCGGCGCGGCGCGCGATGCACCGTACTTCTATCTCCAGTACTTGTTTTTCAAGATCCACCATACCGGGCTGATGGGGCCCCTGGCTCTGCTGGGTCTGGGCGCGTTGTGGCGGCAGCGCTCGGCGCCTGGCGCGCGCTTGACGCTACTTTGGAGCATGGGCCTGCTGGCCTTGCTGTCACTTTTGCCGATTGGGTGGTCGCCTCTGGTCTTGATCCCCAAGCAAACCAACTACATGGCGCTGTTCCTGGCGCCGTTGGCGCTGCTGGCGGCGCTTGGCTTGCAGCGACTGCCGCGCGCTGTCTGGGGTGCGATGGCGGTCACGGGCCTGTTGTTCGCTGCACTGTTGCAAGCCCAGGTGGCGGTGTTCACGGCCAACAGTCGTGCGTTGCTAGAGCGCGCACGCCTGACGCCTGAGCAGATTTTCTGGGTCAGCTCCAATGCCCATCGGGCGGCCGTGTTCGAGATGTTGGTGCGACAGCCTCTGCCGCAGGTGCGATCACTGGATCTGTGGACGCCCGGGCAGCCCGGACTGGCCTACCTGGATCCCCAGACTCTCGCTTGGGGGCGAATGGAACGCTTCCCAAGTGTGGCCGAGCGACCGATCTGTTGGCAGCCAGCCGGCGAACTGCAAGGTCGTGCCCAGGGTGCTGGACCGGCCCTGCTTCGCGGCTTGTTTCAAGTCTGGCCCGGGCCTTTGCCCGTTCCCATGCAGGCCCTGGTCACGCCTCAACCTGCACTGCTTTTTTCCCTGGAGTCCTGTTGA
- a CDS encoding amidohydrolase family protein, with the protein MRFFDSLTHVTHDGRWFGETHCDARLDTLLSDMEAAQVQRALLVGIAGYTDNASILAATLSHPGRFVPIAGLDPSLLATTRRVEAVLKSLKAQGFVGIKLHPRLNGYDPLSERCQAAIDVAGDLGLTVLLDTLFRRRGLATRHAPDVIDQLAASFPHTRMLLLHGTGPSMMELYEIVRAYDQLRLDLSFTLMRYRGNERLDADMHFLFKSTDQLVTIGSDWPEYSPAATLKRFAELTIGIEPERLENIVWGNLNRWFPQP; encoded by the coding sequence ATGCGATTCTTTGATTCCCTCACCCATGTGACCCATGACGGGCGCTGGTTTGGCGAAACCCACTGTGATGCCCGACTTGACACCTTGCTGAGCGATATGGAAGCCGCGCAGGTCCAGCGCGCACTGTTGGTGGGTATTGCCGGCTACACGGATAACGCCAGCATCCTGGCCGCCACCTTGTCCCACCCGGGGCGATTTGTGCCCATTGCCGGCTTGGACCCCAGTCTGCTGGCCACCACGCGGCGGGTCGAGGCCGTGCTCAAGAGCCTCAAAGCCCAGGGTTTTGTCGGCATCAAGCTGCACCCGCGCCTGAACGGCTACGACCCCTTGAGCGAACGCTGCCAGGCTGCCATCGATGTGGCCGGCGACCTGGGCCTGACTGTGTTGCTGGATACCCTGTTTCGCCGTCGCGGCCTGGCCACCCGTCATGCGCCCGATGTGATCGACCAACTGGCGGCCAGTTTTCCGCACACCCGCATGCTGCTGCTGCACGGTACCGGCCCCAGCATGATGGAGCTCTACGAGATCGTGCGGGCCTACGACCAGCTGCGCCTGGACCTGTCCTTCACGCTGATGCGCTACCGCGGCAATGAGCGGCTGGACGCTGATATGCATTTTTTGTTCAAGAGCACCGATCAGCTCGTCACCATCGGTTCGGACTGGCCCGAGTACAGCCCGGCCGCCACGCTCAAGCGTTTTGCGGAGCTCACGATCGGCATTGAGCCTGAGCGCCTGGAGAACATTGTGTGGGGCAATCTGAACCGTTGGTTCCCGCAACCATGA
- a CDS encoding XrtA/PEP-CTERM system amidotransferase, whose product MCGITGLFDTRQTRTPERERLHRMNESQHHRGPDEGELHIQPGLGLGHRRLSIIDIATGQQPIFNDDRSVALVFNGEIYNYLELMQELRAAGYSFRTKSDSETIVRAWEHWGEDCVKHLRGMFAFAIHDARRQTLFMARDRMGVKPFHYALLPDGWLLFGSELKSLLAHGGLSRELDPHAVEEYFALGYAAEPRTVFKGAKKLEPGHCVLWKRGEAPPQSRPYWDVRFTLDNTISQRDAEVELRQRLDEAVKLRLQSERTLGAFLSGGVDSSAVVASMAGMMSEPVNTCSIAFDDPKFNESQFAQIVADRYKTNHRVEMVKSDDFDLIDTLARLYDEPYADSSAIPTYRVCQLARQHVTVALSGDGGDETFGGYRRYRMHLMEERMRAALPYGLRKTVFGTLGRVYPKLDWAPRFLRGKTTFEGLARSSVQAYFHSVSILRGPMRAQLFSDQFKRELAGYNAFEVFERHGAAAGTDDPLALIQYLDYKTYLVGDINTKVDRASMAHSLEVREPLMDHPLIEWLATLPSSLKIQGQEGKYLFKKAMEPLLPDDILYRPKMGFAVPLARWFRGPLKQRVRDAILGERLASTGWFNRAYLEHLVDAHQSGKSDYSAPLWTLMMFEAFLRQVVDAPESIGLPVPQAAPQFA is encoded by the coding sequence ATGTGCGGCATTACCGGACTTTTTGACACCCGCCAGACGCGCACGCCCGAGCGTGAGCGCCTGCACCGGATGAATGAATCGCAGCACCACCGTGGCCCCGATGAGGGCGAGCTGCACATTCAGCCCGGCCTGGGCCTGGGCCATCGGCGCCTGTCGATCATCGACATCGCCACCGGCCAGCAGCCCATCTTCAACGACGACCGTTCGGTGGCCTTGGTCTTCAACGGTGAGATCTACAACTACCTGGAGCTGATGCAGGAGCTGCGCGCCGCCGGCTACAGCTTCCGTACCAAGAGCGACAGCGAGACCATCGTGCGCGCCTGGGAGCACTGGGGCGAGGACTGCGTCAAGCACCTGCGCGGCATGTTTGCTTTTGCCATCCATGACGCGCGACGCCAGACGCTCTTCATGGCGCGCGACCGCATGGGGGTCAAGCCTTTCCATTACGCGCTGCTGCCCGATGGCTGGCTGCTGTTCGGCTCCGAACTTAAGAGCCTCTTGGCCCATGGTGGATTGAGCCGCGAGCTCGACCCGCATGCGGTCGAGGAGTACTTCGCGCTGGGTTATGCGGCCGAGCCGCGCACCGTGTTCAAGGGCGCCAAAAAGTTGGAGCCCGGGCATTGCGTGCTCTGGAAGCGTGGCGAAGCGCCTCCACAGTCGCGTCCCTATTGGGATGTGCGCTTCACACTGGACAACACCATCAGCCAGCGCGATGCGGAGGTGGAGCTGCGCCAGCGCCTGGACGAGGCCGTGAAGCTGCGTCTTCAGAGCGAGCGCACCTTGGGCGCCTTCCTCTCGGGTGGGGTGGACTCGAGCGCCGTCGTGGCCTCCATGGCCGGCATGATGAGCGAGCCGGTCAACACCTGCTCAATTGCCTTTGACGACCCCAAGTTCAACGAGAGCCAGTTCGCGCAAATCGTCGCCGACCGCTACAAGACCAACCACCGGGTGGAGATGGTCAAGAGCGACGACTTCGACCTGATCGACACCCTGGCGCGGCTCTATGACGAGCCCTATGCCGACAGCTCGGCCATCCCGACCTACCGCGTCTGCCAGCTGGCGCGCCAGCATGTGACGGTGGCCTTGTCGGGTGACGGGGGCGACGAGACCTTTGGCGGGTACCGGCGCTACCGCATGCACCTGATGGAAGAGCGCATGCGCGCCGCGCTGCCCTATGGCTTGCGCAAAACGGTGTTTGGCACTCTGGGCAGGGTCTATCCCAAGCTGGACTGGGCGCCGCGCTTCCTGCGCGGCAAGACCACCTTCGAGGGCCTGGCGCGCAGTTCGGTGCAGGCCTATTTCCACTCGGTCTCCATCCTGCGTGGGCCGATGCGCGCGCAGCTGTTTTCCGACCAGTTCAAGCGCGAGCTGGCGGGCTACAACGCCTTTGAGGTTTTCGAACGCCATGGCGCGGCAGCCGGAACGGATGACCCGCTGGCCCTGATCCAGTACCTGGACTACAAGACTTATCTGGTGGGCGACATCAACACCAAGGTGGATCGCGCCTCGATGGCGCATTCGCTGGAGGTGCGCGAGCCGTTGATGGATCACCCACTGATCGAGTGGCTGGCCACGCTGCCTTCCAGCCTCAAGATCCAGGGCCAGGAGGGCAAGTACCTCTTCAAGAAGGCCATGGAGCCGCTGTTGCCCGACGACATCCTCTATCGCCCCAAGATGGGCTTTGCCGTGCCGCTGGCGCGCTGGTTCCGTGGTCCCTTGAAGCAGCGTGTGCGCGACGCCATTCTGGGCGAGCGTCTGGCCAGCACCGGCTGGTTCAACCGCGCCTACCTGGAGCATCTGGTGGACGCCCACCAGTCCGGCAAGAGTGACTACAGCGCCCCGCTGTGGACGCTGATGATGTTTGAAGCCTTCCTTCGCCAGGTGGTGGACGCCCCTGAATCCATTGGTTTGCCGGTGCCACAAGCTGCGCCCCAGTTCGCATGA
- a CDS encoding WbqC family protein has protein sequence MSATAALKVAVLQSNYIPWKGYFDLIASVDLFIFYDDVQYTHSDWRNRNRIKTAQGLQWLSVPVGASRQRLIHEVQIEDAHWQRKHWTSLQQAYGRAPHFERYRPFLEWVYCEQRWTHLSQLNQTLVRHIAQTELGLSTRFADSRDYPAEGRRLDRLLHLLVKAGATHYLSGPAARSYIEPERFEQAGIGLSWMDYSAYPEYPQLHGPFEHAVTVLDLLFHVGPEAALHLQRRSA, from the coding sequence ATGAGCGCCACGGCAGCGCTGAAGGTGGCCGTCCTGCAGTCCAACTACATCCCCTGGAAGGGCTACTTCGACCTGATTGCCTCGGTGGATCTGTTCATCTTCTATGACGATGTGCAGTACACCCACTCCGACTGGCGCAATCGCAATCGAATCAAGACCGCCCAGGGCCTGCAGTGGTTGAGCGTGCCGGTCGGCGCCTCGCGCCAGCGCCTGATTCACGAAGTGCAGATTGAAGACGCCCATTGGCAGCGCAAGCACTGGACCAGCCTGCAGCAGGCCTATGGGCGGGCACCGCACTTCGAACGCTACCGGCCCTTCCTGGAGTGGGTTTACTGCGAGCAGCGCTGGACTCACTTGAGCCAGCTCAACCAGACCCTGGTGCGTCACATCGCTCAGACCGAGCTGGGCCTGAGCACGCGCTTTGCCGATTCGCGCGACTACCCGGCCGAAGGCCGGCGACTCGATCGTTTGCTCCATCTGCTGGTCAAGGCCGGGGCCACCCACTATCTGTCTGGCCCTGCCGCGCGCTCCTACATCGAGCCCGAGCGCTTCGAGCAGGCCGGCATCGGCTTGAGCTGGATGGACTACAGCGCCTACCCGGAGTACCCGCAACTGCACGGCCCCTTTGAGCATGCGGTGACGGTGCTGGATCTGCTTTTCCACGTCGGCCCCGAGGCCGCTCTGCATTTGCAGCGGAGGTCTGCATGA
- the rffA gene encoding dTDP-4-amino-4,6-dideoxygalactose transaminase, with protein MIPFNKPHMTGRELAYIAQAHGLGHLAGNGEFTRRCHVWLEAQTGCGRALLTHSCTAALEMAALLLDLQPGDEVIMPSYTFVSTANAFVLRGAVPVFVDIRADTLNLDETQIEAAITPRTRAIVVVHYAGVGCEMDAILALAQRHGLRVIEDAAQALGSSYRGRPLGSLGDAAALSFHETKNIIAGEGGALLVNAPEWSERAEVMREKGTNRAQFFRGQVDKYTWVDVGSSFLPGELIAAFLLAQFEEAQAITAARMALWQRYHEAFAEQERQGLVRRPVLPAHCEHNAHMYYLLLPDLARRSALIEGLKARGVQAVFHYVPLHRAPAGQRFARAAGALPVTDAVSERLLRLPLWLGLEPEQDRVIEAVRACL; from the coding sequence ATGATTCCCTTCAACAAGCCGCACATGACGGGCCGCGAGTTGGCCTACATCGCCCAAGCCCATGGCCTGGGGCATCTGGCGGGGAATGGCGAGTTCACTCGCCGCTGCCACGTCTGGCTGGAAGCGCAGACCGGCTGTGGCCGTGCCCTGTTGACCCACTCCTGCACGGCGGCGCTGGAGATGGCGGCCCTGCTGCTGGATTTGCAGCCGGGCGACGAGGTCATCATGCCCAGCTACACCTTTGTCTCCACCGCCAATGCCTTTGTGCTGCGCGGCGCGGTGCCGGTGTTCGTGGACATCCGTGCCGACACCTTGAATCTGGACGAGACGCAGATCGAAGCGGCCATCACGCCGCGTACGCGCGCCATCGTGGTGGTCCATTACGCCGGGGTGGGCTGTGAGATGGATGCCATCCTGGCCCTGGCGCAGCGTCACGGTCTGAGAGTCATCGAGGACGCCGCGCAGGCCCTGGGTTCAAGCTACCGCGGCCGACCCCTGGGCAGCCTGGGCGATGCGGCCGCGCTCTCGTTTCACGAGACCAAGAACATCATTGCCGGGGAGGGCGGGGCGCTACTGGTCAACGCCCCTGAATGGTCTGAGCGCGCCGAAGTGATGCGCGAGAAGGGCACCAACCGTGCGCAGTTCTTTCGCGGTCAGGTGGACAAGTACACCTGGGTCGATGTGGGCTCGTCCTTCCTGCCCGGTGAGTTGATTGCGGCCTTCTTGCTGGCGCAGTTTGAGGAAGCGCAGGCCATCACGGCCGCACGCATGGCGCTTTGGCAGCGCTATCACGAGGCCTTTGCCGAACAGGAGCGGCAGGGCCTGGTGCGCCGGCCGGTGCTGCCGGCGCATTGCGAGCACAACGCCCATATGTACTACCTGCTGCTGCCGGATCTGGCGCGTCGCAGCGCCCTGATCGAGGGCCTGAAGGCACGCGGCGTGCAGGCAGTGTTCCATTACGTGCCCTTGCACAGGGCCCCGGCCGGGCAGCGCTTTGCTCGCGCGGCCGGGGCCCTGCCGGTGACCGATGCCGTCAGTGAGCGGCTTCTACGCCTGCCGCTTTGGTTGGGGCTGGAGCCCGAACAGGATCGGGTGATCGAGGCCGTGCGGGCGTGTTTGTGA
- a CDS encoding EamA family transporter: MPPTFDMLGHAFIALTLLLTVYGQLVLKWQMGQVGALPPGALEKLIFLLRQLLNPWILSGYVSALLASLAWMAAMTRFELGYAYPFMSLAFVIVMGFGALFLGESVGSAKILGTLMVVAGLVLIARG, encoded by the coding sequence ATGCCGCCCACATTCGACATGCTGGGGCATGCCTTCATTGCCCTGACCCTGCTACTGACCGTCTACGGCCAGCTGGTGCTGAAGTGGCAGATGGGCCAGGTCGGTGCCCTGCCGCCCGGTGCACTGGAGAAGTTGATCTTCTTGCTGCGCCAGTTGCTCAACCCTTGGATCCTGAGTGGCTATGTCTCGGCCTTGCTGGCCTCGCTGGCCTGGATGGCGGCGATGACGCGCTTTGAGCTGGGCTATGCCTACCCCTTTATGAGCTTGGCCTTCGTGATCGTGATGGGCTTTGGCGCGTTGTTCCTGGGTGAGAGCGTGGGCTCGGCAAAGATTCTGGGCACCTTGATGGTGGTGGCGGGTCTGGTGCTGATTGCACGGGGCTGA